In Nostoc sp. UHCC 0926, a single genomic region encodes these proteins:
- the glyS gene encoding glycine--tRNA ligase subunit beta produces MPGFLLEVGTEELPASFVSDALVQWRERIPQSLQANSLKGESVQVYGTPRRLAVLIKGLPSQQPDREEEIKGPPAQAAFKDGQPTAAAAGFAKKQGVELDALFVRPTDKGEFVFVQKRIPGRPVAEILTELVPQWIWGLEGKRLMRWGNGDARFSRPIRWLVALLDATVLPLELVNGSKTIQSDRISQGHRVLHPEAVTIAQATDYVTTLKSAYVTVDSEERANVIRKEVEAVVQNLGGYTVISPDLLAEVTNLVEHPSAVVGKFEPEFLELPTEVITEVMVTHQRYFPVFKPGSFEQQLLPNFITISNGDPHKSDIVAVGNERVIRARLADGRFFYEADLTKPIDSFLPQLEKVTFQEELGSLRAKVDRVVKIAERITSQLQLEEDQSQRIQRAALLCKADLVTQMVYEFPELQGIMGEKYALASGEDAEVAKAIFQHYLPTGAGDILPETLTGQIVGLADRLDTLVSIFGLGLIPSGSSDPFALRRAANAVVKITWFYNLPINLENLLEQIATDFAAKYHKDQASLTAALQEFFLQRIRTLLQEEKQIDYDLVNAVLGDNDPEYTERTLKDLLDVRDRALYLQKIRNDSTLDNIYETVNRSTRLAAQGDLDTKQLEPTTVVRQELFQKPSEEALYKALIDSVPETQAAQQRRDYKLLVAALAKIAPTVSNFFDGPDSVLVMDSDPEIKRNRLHLLGLVRNHARVLADFGAIVKNL; encoded by the coding sequence ATGCCTGGGTTTCTATTAGAAGTTGGTACAGAAGAACTACCTGCAAGTTTTGTCAGTGATGCTTTAGTGCAATGGCGGGAGCGCATTCCCCAAAGCCTGCAAGCAAACAGCCTCAAGGGCGAAAGTGTCCAGGTGTACGGTACTCCCCGCCGTCTGGCGGTATTGATTAAAGGTCTACCATCTCAGCAACCAGACCGAGAAGAAGAAATTAAAGGGCCCCCCGCCCAAGCCGCCTTTAAAGATGGTCAGCCGACAGCAGCAGCAGCAGGCTTTGCCAAAAAGCAAGGTGTGGAACTGGATGCGCTGTTTGTTCGCCCTACTGACAAAGGGGAATTTGTCTTTGTGCAAAAAAGAATTCCCGGTCGTCCTGTGGCAGAAATTTTGACAGAACTTGTTCCCCAGTGGATTTGGGGTTTAGAAGGTAAGCGGTTGATGCGTTGGGGGAATGGGGATGCGAGGTTTTCCCGACCAATTCGCTGGTTAGTAGCTTTGTTAGATGCAACGGTGCTGCCTCTAGAATTAGTGAATGGTTCTAAAACGATTCAGAGCGATCGCATTTCTCAAGGTCATCGTGTCTTGCATCCTGAAGCTGTGACAATTGCCCAAGCGACTGATTATGTTACCACCCTCAAATCTGCTTATGTCACCGTTGACTCAGAAGAACGAGCAAATGTTATTAGAAAGGAAGTAGAGGCAGTAGTACAGAATTTAGGCGGGTATACAGTAATTTCCCCCGATTTATTAGCAGAAGTAACCAACCTTGTAGAACATCCTTCCGCAGTTGTTGGAAAATTTGAACCAGAATTTTTGGAATTACCAACTGAAGTAATTACTGAAGTCATGGTTACTCATCAACGTTATTTTCCTGTCTTCAAACCAGGTAGTTTTGAGCAACAATTATTGCCTAATTTCATCACCATTTCTAACGGTGATCCCCATAAATCAGATATTGTTGCTGTAGGGAATGAAAGGGTAATTCGTGCCAGATTAGCTGATGGGAGATTTTTCTATGAAGCTGATTTAACTAAGCCAATAGATAGCTTTCTACCCCAGTTAGAAAAAGTCACTTTTCAAGAAGAATTGGGTTCGTTGCGTGCCAAGGTAGATAGAGTAGTTAAGATTGCCGAGCGAATAACCAGCCAATTACAATTAGAAGAAGACCAAAGCCAAAGAATCCAACGTGCTGCTTTATTATGTAAAGCCGATTTAGTTACCCAAATGGTGTATGAATTCCCGGAATTACAAGGGATAATGGGAGAAAAATATGCTTTAGCCAGTGGTGAAGATGCCGAAGTAGCAAAGGCAATTTTTCAACATTATTTGCCAACAGGAGCCGGTGATATTTTACCCGAAACACTCACAGGTCAAATTGTTGGTTTGGCAGATAGATTAGATACTTTAGTGAGTATCTTTGGTTTAGGTTTAATTCCCTCTGGATCGTCTGATCCCTTTGCCTTGCGCCGGGCTGCCAATGCTGTAGTTAAAATTACTTGGTTTTATAATTTGCCGATAAATTTAGAGAATTTATTGGAGCAGATAGCAACAGATTTTGCAGCTAAATATCATAAAGACCAGGCATCATTAACCGCAGCATTACAAGAGTTTTTCTTACAACGCATCCGCACTTTACTACAAGAAGAAAAGCAAATTGATTACGACTTAGTAAATGCAGTTCTGGGTGACAATGACCCAGAATACACAGAACGGACGTTAAAGGATTTGTTAGATGTACGCGATCGCGCCTTATACTTACAAAAAATCCGCAATGACAGTACCTTAGATAATATTTACGAAACCGTTAACCGTTCCACACGATTAGCCGCCCAAGGTGATTTGGATACAAAACAGCTAGAACCGACAACCGTAGTTCGTCAAGAATTATTTCAAAAGCCCTCTGAAGAAGCTTTGTATAAAGCCTTAATCGATTCAGTACCGGAAACTCAAGCAGCACAGCAAAGACGAGATTATAAACTGTTAGTAGCAGCACTAGCAAAAATTGCTCCGACAGTTAGTAACTTCTTTGATGGCCCGGATAGCGTTCTAGTTATGGACTCCGATCCAGAAATAAAGCGTAATCGATTACATTTGCTGGGATTAGTTCGTAATCATGCCCGTGTTCTAGCTGATTTTGGCGCGATCGTTAAAAATCTGTAG
- a CDS encoding type II toxin-antitoxin system HicA family toxin encodes MKRLEADGWYLARTKGSHRQFKHSDKPSTVTVSGKPNVDVPIGTLKNIWRQAQLEED; translated from the coding sequence ATTAAACGACTAGAAGCTGATGGTTGGTATCTTGCTAGAACCAAAGGTAGTCATCGACAGTTCAAACATTCAGATAAACCCAGTACTGTAACAGTGTCTGGTAAGCCAAATGTGGATGTGCCAATTGGTACTCTTAAAAATATCTGGAGACAAGCTCAATTGGAGGAAGACTGA
- a CDS encoding heavy metal translocating P-type ATPase: MLYPQRFTQFTREHADTVAALLCGLLLFLGWFALHLGALGLAFLLLPAAYVIGGYESAREGLTTLFKEKELDVDLLMIVAAIGAASLGLWRREYHLIIDGAILILIFAISGALEGYAMQRTERSIRSLMSLTPDTARVLHQGREEEIPITQLKVGDEIVVKPGELIPTDGIILSGYSTLNQAAITGESLPVEKTVGAEVFAGTLNGYGGLQIKVHKPAQSSLIVRVIRLVEQAKTEAPPSQEFIDRFEKGYAKVIVVAGILLATLPPFLWGWDWETTIYRALTFLVVASPCALMAAIMPTLLSGIANGARQGILFKNGAQLEKIGKVRAIAFDKTGTLTTGQVQVFQVISVSEYTQADVLKTAASVESYSEHPIGKAIVQAAGNLDWVGAVQVQAIPGQGIVGIAQEQQVIVGNAVFVQQYVTNLPEELREMAQSLEQEGKTVVWVAQGNRGAEVMGIIAIADEVRVEAAVTITRLKKLGIEQIVMLTGDNQETAYSIAKAVGIDRVYAQLLPEDKLDVIRRLQQQYQTVAMVGDGINDAPALAQASVGIAMGISGSDVALETADIILMADRLEKIAVAMHLGRRSQSIVKQNIFVALGFIMLLLVGNFLGNINLPIGVIGHEGSTVLVTLSGLRLLK, translated from the coding sequence ATGCTCTATCCCCAACGTTTTACCCAATTCACTAGAGAACACGCGGATACTGTAGCAGCCCTCCTATGTGGGTTGCTGCTATTTCTCGGATGGTTCGCCTTGCATCTTGGTGCTTTGGGATTAGCATTCCTGCTGCTACCCGCTGCTTACGTGATTGGTGGTTACGAAAGTGCGCGGGAGGGATTGACTACTCTCTTCAAAGAAAAAGAACTCGATGTAGATTTGCTGATGATTGTGGCAGCGATTGGTGCTGCTAGCCTCGGCTTATGGCGAAGAGAATATCATCTAATTATTGATGGGGCAATTTTGATTCTGATTTTTGCCATCAGTGGTGCATTAGAAGGCTATGCAATGCAGCGAACTGAGCGGAGTATCCGCAGTTTGATGAGTTTGACGCCAGATACAGCAAGGGTTTTGCATCAGGGAAGGGAAGAGGAAATTCCGATCACTCAGCTAAAAGTGGGTGATGAGATTGTCGTCAAACCCGGAGAGCTAATTCCTACTGATGGGATAATTTTATCTGGTTACAGCACGCTCAATCAAGCTGCAATTACAGGCGAGTCTTTACCTGTAGAGAAAACAGTGGGCGCAGAAGTATTTGCCGGCACACTCAACGGCTATGGTGGATTGCAAATTAAGGTACACAAACCAGCCCAAAGTAGTTTGATTGTGCGTGTGATTCGTTTGGTAGAACAGGCAAAGACTGAAGCACCTCCTTCGCAAGAGTTTATTGATCGCTTTGAGAAGGGATATGCCAAAGTCATTGTAGTAGCTGGGATATTACTGGCAACTTTACCGCCATTTCTGTGGGGTTGGGATTGGGAAACGACGATTTATCGGGCGCTTACCTTCCTAGTGGTAGCTTCTCCCTGTGCGTTAATGGCTGCAATTATGCCCACGCTGCTTTCGGGAATCGCCAATGGTGCAAGACAAGGAATTTTGTTTAAGAATGGGGCACAGTTGGAGAAGATTGGCAAAGTGCGAGCGATCGCATTTGATAAAACTGGTACCTTAACAACAGGACAGGTGCAGGTATTCCAGGTAATTTCAGTTAGTGAATACACTCAAGCAGATGTATTAAAAACTGCTGCTAGTGTGGAATCCTATTCAGAACATCCCATTGGTAAGGCAATTGTGCAGGCGGCTGGTAATTTGGATTGGGTTGGTGCAGTTCAAGTGCAAGCTATACCTGGACAGGGAATTGTGGGAATCGCTCAAGAGCAACAGGTAATTGTGGGCAATGCCGTTTTTGTGCAACAGTATGTCACAAATTTACCTGAAGAATTGCGAGAAATGGCTCAATCTTTGGAGCAAGAAGGTAAAACTGTGGTTTGGGTAGCACAGGGAAACAGAGGGGCAGAGGTGATGGGCATAATTGCGATCGCAGATGAGGTGAGAGTGGAAGCAGCCGTAACTATTACCCGCTTAAAGAAACTGGGAATTGAGCAAATTGTCATGTTAACTGGGGATAATCAAGAAACTGCTTACAGTATCGCCAAAGCAGTAGGAATTGATCGGGTATATGCTCAACTTCTGCCAGAAGATAAGCTGGATGTTATCCGTCGTCTACAGCAACAATATCAAACTGTGGCAATGGTAGGCGATGGGATCAATGATGCACCAGCCCTAGCGCAAGCATCTGTGGGTATAGCGATGGGAATATCTGGTAGTGATGTGGCATTAGAAACCGCAGATATAATACTGATGGCAGACAGGTTAGAAAAAATTGCCGTGGCGATGCATTTGGGTAGGCGATCGCAATCCATAGTCAAACAGAATATATTCGTAGCGTTGGGTTTCATTATGTTGCTTTTGGTGGGCAACTTTCTGGGAAATATTAACTTACCTATCGGCGTCATTGGCCATGAAGGTTCCACAGTATTAGTTACTCTCAGTGGTCTGAGATTGTTGAAATAA
- a CDS encoding RpiB/LacA/LacB family sugar-phosphate isomerase, translated as MKIAIGSDERTNLTDKVLEELKQRGHEVIPFGSLAENDLEVDWPLSCSKVALAVATQKADEGIVFCWTGTGASIAANKVSGIRAALCHDAETARGARIWNHANVLVLSLRATTEAIAKEILDVWFSTPYSEDEWNLLQMERIRQLEKSAMASKI; from the coding sequence ATGAAAATCGCTATTGGCAGTGATGAACGCACCAACCTTACAGATAAGGTATTGGAAGAACTTAAGCAACGTGGGCATGAAGTTATACCCTTCGGTTCCCTAGCCGAGAATGATCTAGAAGTTGATTGGCCTCTCAGCTGTAGTAAAGTTGCTTTGGCAGTGGCAACCCAGAAAGCAGATGAAGGGATTGTCTTTTGTTGGACTGGTACAGGTGCATCTATTGCCGCCAACAAAGTCTCAGGGATACGTGCAGCTTTGTGTCATGATGCCGAGACGGCACGCGGGGCCCGCATCTGGAATCATGCGAACGTCCTTGTACTAAGTTTACGTGCTACTACAGAAGCGATCGCTAAAGAAATATTAGATGTCTGGTTTAGCACACCCTATTCTGAAGATGAGTGGAATCTCCTGCAAATGGAGCGAATTAGACAGTTAGAGAAAAGTGCAATGGCATCAAAAATTTAA
- a CDS encoding TetR family transcriptional regulator, with protein MFATAGLIKATAREIACVSATLFHHFQNKEQLLTAVITEAIALQSLKETGGSVNLPQTR; from the coding sequence ATGTTTGCAACAGCAGGTTTAATCAAAGCCACAGCGCGAGAAATTGCTTGTGTTTCTGCGACTTTATTTCATCATTTTCAGAACAAAGAGCAACTACTAACTGCTGTGATTACCGAAGCGATCGCTTTACAGTCCTTGAAGGAGACAGGAGGTTCTGTTAATTTGCCTCAAACAAGATGA
- the murD gene encoding UDP-N-acetylmuramoyl-L-alanine--D-glutamate ligase, with protein sequence MPRATVIGLGKSGVAAARLLKREGWEVELSDGNTSETLLQQQQQLAAEQITVKLGQSLELNATNLPQLIVVSPGVPWDIPVLIKARQLGIETIGEMELAWRNLRALPWVGITGTNGKTTTTALIAAIFQAAELDAPACGNIGYAACEVALSCSTGTETPIQNQKSKIQNCIDWVIAEISSYQVESSSSLAPRIGVWTTFTPDHLSRHQTLENYYNIKAKLLRQSELQVFNGDDTYLRQQGLSAWPNAYWTSVRGKDFLISEKGFYIEDDWVVEKLSATSAPEPIVKVSTLRMVGEHNQQNLLMAVATARLAGINRDAIALAIREFPGVAHRLEHICTWEGIDFINDSKATNYDAAEVGLASVNSPAILIAGGEAKAGDDTGWLAKIHSKAAAVLLIGSAAPAFAQRLQEVGYYSYHIVETMERAVPRAAELAKEYEAPVVLLSPACASFDQYPNFEVRGDRFRQLCLAWAGGGKLQYNLILSSSL encoded by the coding sequence ATGCCTAGAGCTACTGTAATTGGATTAGGAAAGTCCGGTGTTGCTGCGGCAAGATTGTTGAAACGGGAAGGTTGGGAGGTAGAGCTAAGTGATGGCAACACCTCCGAAACCCTCCTACAACAACAACAACAACTCGCTGCCGAGCAAATAACCGTTAAATTAGGCCAATCCCTAGAATTGAATGCTACTAATTTACCCCAATTAATAGTCGTTAGTCCTGGCGTGCCTTGGGATATTCCCGTATTAATTAAGGCACGCCAATTAGGTATTGAAACCATTGGGGAAATGGAACTTGCTTGGCGAAATTTGCGAGCGCTACCTTGGGTAGGAATTACTGGCACTAACGGCAAAACTACTACCACAGCTTTAATTGCTGCCATTTTCCAAGCAGCAGAATTAGATGCACCCGCCTGCGGTAATATTGGCTACGCCGCTTGTGAAGTTGCCCTATCTTGCAGCACAGGGACAGAAACTCCAATCCAAAATCAAAAATCTAAAATCCAAAATTGTATTGATTGGGTGATTGCGGAAATTAGTAGCTATCAAGTAGAATCTTCCAGTTCTCTTGCGCCACGTATCGGTGTTTGGACGACTTTCACACCGGATCATCTTAGTCGCCATCAGACTTTAGAGAACTATTACAACATCAAAGCCAAGTTATTACGCCAGTCCGAGTTGCAAGTATTCAATGGTGATGATACCTACTTGAGGCAGCAAGGTTTAAGTGCTTGGCCTAATGCCTATTGGACAAGTGTGAGAGGAAAAGATTTCCTGATTAGCGAAAAAGGCTTTTACATCGAAGACGACTGGGTTGTGGAAAAGTTGAGTGCAACCTCTGCACCAGAACCGATTGTGAAAGTATCCACTTTGCGGATGGTAGGAGAACATAACCAACAAAATCTCTTGATGGCAGTAGCAACGGCAAGATTAGCGGGAATTAATCGTGATGCGATCGCACTTGCAATTCGAGAATTTCCTGGCGTTGCTCATCGTTTGGAGCATATCTGCACTTGGGAAGGTATTGATTTCATTAACGATAGCAAAGCTACTAACTACGATGCTGCGGAAGTTGGTTTAGCATCCGTTAACAGCCCAGCGATTTTAATTGCTGGTGGAGAAGCCAAAGCAGGTGATGATACTGGCTGGCTAGCAAAAATTCACTCCAAAGCTGCTGCTGTGTTATTGATTGGCTCTGCTGCTCCCGCATTTGCCCAACGCCTCCAAGAGGTGGGGTATTATTCTTACCATATTGTGGAAACTATGGAAAGGGCAGTTCCTAGAGCGGCGGAATTAGCTAAGGAGTATGAAGCGCCTGTGGTATTGCTATCTCCGGCTTGTGCGAGTTTCGACCAGTACCCGAATTTTGAGGTGCGGGGCGATCGTTTCCGTCAGTTGTGCCTTGCTTGGGCGGGAGGAGGGAAGCTTCAATACAACTTGATTCTTTCATCCTCCCTATAA
- a CDS encoding STAS-like domain-containing protein: protein MAYKIFDLVGKYAISAESGQKLYDQIHPVLLSGNPVELDFTGVQVFASPFFNIAIAHLLKDIPADNLNRLVEFTAISSEGWNVLERVIANAKHYYSDEQFRNAVDAAIAEQAATF, encoded by the coding sequence ATGGCATACAAAATTTTTGATCTCGTCGGGAAATACGCCATCAGCGCTGAGAGTGGGCAGAAGCTATATGACCAGATTCATCCAGTTCTGCTTTCTGGCAACCCTGTAGAATTAGATTTTACTGGAGTTCAGGTCTTTGCGTCTCCCTTTTTCAACATTGCGATCGCTCATCTCTTGAAAGATATTCCAGCAGATAACCTTAATCGACTGGTTGAGTTCACCGCTATAAGTTCTGAGGGGTGGAATGTTCTTGAGCGTGTGATTGCCAATGCGAAGCATTACTATTCTGATGAGCAATTTCGTAATGCGGTGGATGCAGCGATCGCAGAGCAGGCTGCAACTTTTTAA
- a CDS encoding glycosyltransferase family 4 protein: MHILIYSYNYHPEPIGIAPLMTELAEGLVKRGHQVRVITGMPNYPQREIYDEYRGKWYVTEQKNGVTIQRSYLRIKSKPNLVDRLLLELSFVFTSLPQAFKGGRPDVIILTVPPLLATLPATIFGWLYDCPVVLNVQDILPEAAVRIGLLKNKWMIRTLAALEKFAYRTAHTISVIADGFRENLVNKGVPVNKIVCIPNWVNVNFIRPLPKENNSWISSHQLDGKFVVLYSGNIALTQGLETVIEAALCLRHIREIVFVIVGESIALQRLQEYCLLNGADNVLLLPLQSREKLPEMLAASDVGLIVQKRNVISFNMPSKIPLLLASGRPIVGSVPATGTAAKAIQLSGGGIIVEPESPDAMAAAVHDLYANPALGARLGHTGRQFAEENYSLEQALDRYEWLFSHILANRKSTVGILPKLDSKKSVVDG, encoded by the coding sequence ATGCACATTCTGATCTATTCCTACAATTATCATCCAGAGCCGATTGGAATTGCTCCCTTAATGACTGAATTGGCAGAAGGACTAGTAAAGCGAGGTCACCAAGTGCGGGTGATTACCGGAATGCCCAACTATCCTCAGCGCGAAATTTACGATGAGTATCGGGGTAAATGGTACGTTACTGAACAAAAAAATGGTGTCACCATTCAACGAAGTTACCTCCGAATTAAGTCTAAACCTAACCTCGTAGATCGGCTGTTACTGGAGTTGAGCTTTGTTTTTACGAGCTTACCCCAAGCCTTTAAAGGTGGACGCCCCGATGTGATTATCTTAACAGTTCCGCCTCTACTAGCTACGTTACCAGCAACAATATTTGGTTGGTTATACGACTGCCCCGTAGTTCTGAATGTGCAAGATATTCTACCAGAAGCTGCGGTGCGTATTGGGCTATTGAAAAATAAGTGGATGATCCGAACTCTTGCAGCCCTAGAGAAATTTGCATATCGGACTGCACACACTATTAGTGTCATCGCCGATGGGTTTCGTGAGAATTTAGTGAATAAAGGAGTACCTGTTAATAAAATCGTTTGTATTCCCAATTGGGTAAATGTAAATTTCATCCGCCCTTTACCGAAAGAGAACAACTCCTGGATATCTAGCCATCAACTTGATGGTAAATTCGTAGTACTTTATTCGGGCAATATTGCTCTAACGCAAGGTTTAGAAACAGTAATAGAAGCAGCACTTTGCTTACGTCATATCAGAGAGATTGTCTTTGTCATCGTTGGCGAATCAATAGCATTGCAAAGATTGCAGGAATATTGTCTATTAAATGGAGCAGATAATGTTTTGCTGCTACCCTTGCAGTCGCGAGAAAAACTACCCGAAATGCTAGCAGCATCTGATGTAGGGCTGATTGTGCAAAAGCGCAATGTGATTTCGTTCAATATGCCTTCAAAAATACCACTATTGCTAGCGAGTGGTCGGCCGATTGTGGGTTCAGTTCCTGCCACTGGTACTGCTGCTAAAGCAATCCAACTCAGTGGTGGTGGGATAATTGTTGAGCCAGAATCACCCGATGCAATGGCTGCTGCGGTGCATGATTTATATGCTAATCCTGCTTTAGGGGCGAGGCTAGGTCACACAGGAAGACAGTTTGCCGAAGAAAACTATTCCTTGGAGCAAGCACTTGATCGGTATGAGTGGCTCTTTTCTCATATTCTTGCTAATCGAAAATCAACTGTGGGGATCTTGCCGAAATTGGATTCTAAAAAATCAGTTGTGGATGGTTGA
- a CDS encoding efflux RND transporter periplasmic adaptor subunit: MSDSEFPKSPLPVEIEQPAVNDSSQELRPLPERSPKPPRKRRWPLILGIILLIAGVGFGWRWWQTRNASNAPEGAGAAPQPAVSVKLATVETETVQDSSEFIGSLEAPLSVPIKPQIGGRISQIFIKEGNRVQQGQVIISLEIDDALAMLRQKQAALEQAQANLAELKAGTRTEVVSQAKAQLDQAQAKYQDAVSGSLPQQIQQAEAQVNSAKSDQVLAQARAKRYEELTKQGATSQDTLDEYVKNKASAEAAVVAAQKNLEQLRKNRTANIQQLGAALEQQKQFYKQQLNGNRPEDIAQGRSQVNQAAAQVQSAQVQVQYTKVLAPFTGIVGNIPVKPGQYVGQGDQLTTLTKNDSLDLNISVPLNQAKKLRLGLPVQMLNAQGQPTVTGKISFISPNASLDSQTVLVKANFGNLRNRLLNLQSVQTRVIWNKRPGILIPVTAVSRLGGETFVFVAQAPEQKPKTEASAQKPKAEAASLVAHQKPVKLGVIQGNSYQVIQGLKAGDKIVVSGILSLTNDAPIKPAPQEVGSRSF; this comes from the coding sequence ATGTCCGATTCTGAGTTCCCTAAGTCTCCCCTTCCCGTTGAAATAGAACAGCCTGCTGTTAATGATTCTAGTCAAGAGTTGCGACCATTGCCAGAGCGATCGCCTAAGCCACCTCGAAAGCGGCGTTGGCCTCTAATCTTGGGAATTATCCTGTTAATTGCAGGTGTTGGTTTTGGTTGGCGCTGGTGGCAAACTCGTAATGCTAGCAATGCACCAGAGGGTGCTGGAGCAGCTCCTCAACCGGCAGTTTCCGTTAAGCTAGCAACAGTGGAAACTGAAACTGTGCAGGACAGTTCGGAGTTTATTGGCTCCTTAGAGGCTCCACTCTCTGTACCAATCAAACCACAGATTGGAGGGCGAATTAGCCAGATTTTTATCAAAGAGGGCAACCGTGTTCAACAAGGGCAAGTAATTATTAGCCTAGAAATTGATGATGCCCTAGCCATGCTACGACAAAAACAAGCAGCACTAGAACAAGCACAGGCGAATCTTGCCGAACTCAAAGCAGGGACTCGAACAGAAGTAGTTTCCCAAGCCAAAGCCCAGCTAGATCAGGCCCAAGCAAAATATCAAGATGCCGTATCTGGATCGCTACCACAGCAAATTCAGCAGGCTGAAGCTCAAGTTAATTCCGCCAAATCCGATCAAGTACTAGCACAAGCACGAGCAAAGCGATACGAAGAATTAACAAAACAAGGGGCAACTTCCCAAGATACCCTAGATGAATACGTCAAAAACAAAGCTAGTGCTGAAGCAGCGGTGGTTGCAGCCCAGAAAAACTTAGAGCAACTCCGCAAAAACAGAACTGCTAATATCCAGCAGCTAGGTGCTGCCTTAGAACAACAGAAACAATTCTATAAGCAACAGTTGAACGGCAACCGCCCAGAAGATATTGCCCAGGGGCGATCGCAAGTAAACCAAGCAGCGGCTCAAGTCCAGTCGGCTCAAGTCCAAGTGCAATACACAAAAGTCTTAGCTCCTTTCACAGGTATTGTTGGTAATATCCCAGTCAAGCCAGGACAGTATGTAGGACAAGGGGATCAACTCACCACATTGACCAAAAACGACTCTTTAGACCTGAATATATCCGTTCCGCTAAATCAAGCCAAAAAGTTGCGCTTGGGTTTACCTGTGCAAATGCTGAACGCCCAAGGCCAACCCACAGTAACGGGTAAGATCAGTTTTATTTCTCCAAATGCTAGTTTAGATTCGCAGACAGTTTTGGTGAAAGCCAACTTTGGTAATTTGAGAAATCGACTGCTTAATCTTCAGTCAGTGCAAACCAGAGTGATCTGGAACAAACGTCCAGGAATTTTAATTCCAGTTACAGCAGTATCTCGCTTGGGTGGGGAGACTTTTGTATTTGTGGCTCAAGCGCCAGAACAAAAGCCTAAAACTGAAGCATCGGCACAAAAGCCTAAAGCTGAAGCAGCATCTTTAGTCGCTCACCAAAAGCCCGTGAAATTGGGAGTTATTCAGGGGAATAGTTATCAAGTTATCCAAGGACTAAAAGCTGGGGACAAAATTGTTGTTTCCGGTATTCTTAGCCTAACCAATGACGCTCCCATCAAGCCTGCACCGCAAGAAGTGGGTAGTCGGAGTTTTTAA
- a CDS encoding type II toxin-antitoxin system HicB family antitoxin, with product MRYTVVIEKGETSYGAYVPDLPGCIAVGETLEEVKQMIAEAIEFHLEGMLEDGLPIPKPTSIAHEVEVVK from the coding sequence ATGCGTTATACAGTTGTGATTGAAAAGGGAGAAACTAGCTACGGCGCTTATGTCCCTGATTTACCAGGTTGTATAGCTGTGGGTGAAACTTTAGAAGAAGTCAAGCAGATGATTGCAGAAGCTATTGAATTTCATCTAGAAGGAATGCTAGAAGATGGTTTACCTATTCCTAAACCTACAAGCATCGCTCATGAGGTTGAAGTTGTAAAATAA